In one window of Mercurialis annua linkage group LG4, ddMerAnnu1.2, whole genome shotgun sequence DNA:
- the LOC126679050 gene encoding microtubule-associated protein 70-1-like — protein MSFTYNYYTNGEAEPPNSKPPPALTSSASFKSRSKPKLNFNAGTGTGVGGSDVDDIITLLHGSDPIRVELNRLENEVRDKERELAEAISEIKSLKISERLKEKAVEECTEELHKVDEKLKAGEALLESKNLELKKINDEKKAALAAQFAAEATLRRVHAAQKDDEMPPIEAIIAPLEAELKLARLEVAKLQDDNRALDRLTKSKEAALLEAERTVKMALAKASLVDDLQNKNQELMKQIEICQEENRILDKMLRQKVAEVEKLTQTVRELEEAVLAGGAAANAVRDYQRKVEEMNDEKKTLEREVARAKVSANRVATVVANEWKDGNDKVMPVRQWLEERRFFQAEMQQLKDKLAVAERTAKAEAQMKEKYQLRFKVLEDRLRASNGNSRSTCEGKSIINGSSRRLSLGGVESLSRSNGLSKKASNTQGGSFRSRSFDGRSGSLDAAKLISEKMSNDNVLSSTIDHSQSSETDKCEEHANGISVEKLKSEHGDFVSGILYDMLQKEVITLRKACHEKDQSLKDKDDAVEMLAKKVDTLNKAMDVEAKKMRREVAAMEKEVAAMRVSKEQDQRTGRTSGPRAGLLMSARNSRNL, from the exons ATGTCCTTCACCTATAATTACTACACCAACGGCGAGGCGGAGCCGCCCAATTCCAAGCCGCCGCCGGCCCTTACATCGTCGGCTTCTTTCAAGTCACGCAGCAAGCCGAAGCTCAATTTCAATGCAGGAACCGGCACCGGCGTCGGCGGTTCAGATGTGGATGATATCATCACTCTTTTACATGGCTCCGATCCCATTCGCGTCGAGCTTAACCGCCTCGAGAATGAAGTCAGAG ATAAAGAGAGGGAACTTGCGGAAGCAATTTCGGAAATTAAGTCATTGAAGatttcggaacgtttgaaaGAGAAAGCAGTTGAAGAG TGTACAGAGGAGCTACATAAAGTAGacgaaaaattaaaagctggtgaAGCTCTTTTGGAAAGCAAG AATCTTGAGCTGAAAAAGATAAATGATGAGAAAAAAGCAGCTTTAGCTGCACAATTTGCTGCAGAAGCCACACTTCGAAGGGTTCATGCTGCTCAGAAAGATGATGAAATGCCTCCCATTGAGGCCATCATCGCTCCACTTGAGGCAGAACTGAAATTGGCTAGGCTGGAG GTAGCAAAATTGCAAGATGACAATAGAGCACTTGATCGGCTAACCAAATCTAAGGAAGCTGCTCTACTTGAGGCTGAGAGAACTGTTAAAATGGCTTTGGCAAAAGCATCCTTAGTTGATGATcttcaaaacaaaaatcaagagtTAATGAAGCAAATAGAAATCTGCCAG GAGGAGAATAGAATCTTAGACAAAATGCTTCGACAAAAAGTTGCTGAGGTTGAAAAACTGACCCAAACTGTTCGTGAGCTCGAGGAAGCTGTCTTAGCTGGAGGGGCTGCTGCTAATGCTGTGCGTGATTATCAGAGAAAAGTGGAAGAGATGAAT GATGAGAAAAAGACTCTGGAACGTGAAGTAGCTCGTGCAAAAGTTAGTGCGAATCGAGTTGCTACTGTAGTTGCAAATGAGTGGAAAGATGGGAATGACAAAGTTATGCCTGTAAGGCAGTGGCTTGAAGAAAGAAGATTTTTTCAG GCGGAAATGCAACAACTTAAAGATAAATTGGCGGTCGCTGAGCGCACTGCAAAGGCAGAAGCTCAGATGAAA GAAAAATACCAATTACGATTCAAAGTCTTAGAGGATAGACTTAGAGCTTCAAATGGTAATTCTCGTTCTACGTGTGAAGGAAAAAGCATAATCAATGGGTCTTCACGGCGTTTGTCTCTTGGTGGAGTTGAAAGTTTATCCAGATCCAATGGTTTGTCCAAAAAAGCATCAAATACACAAGGTGGCTCTTTCCGATCAAGATCATTTGATGGGCGCAGTGGGTCGCTGGATGCAGCAAAATTGATTTCAGAAAAGATGAGTAATGATAATGTACTCAGCAGCACCATCGATCATTCTCAAAGTAGTGAAACAGATAAGTGTGAGGAGCATGCAAATGGGATATCGgtggaaaaattaaaatcagaaCATGGGGATTTTGTTTCAGGAATCTTGTACGATATGTTACAGAAAGAGGTGATAACTTTAAGAAAAGCTTGCCATGAAAAAGATCAAAGTCTGAAGGACAAAGATGATGCAGTTGAG ATGTTGGCAAAGAAGGTTGATACATTAAACAAAGCAATGGACGTTGAGGCAAAAAAGATGAGAAGGGAAGTAGCTGCCATGGAAAAAGAAGTTGCTGCTATGCGGGTTAGCAAGGAACAGGATCAAAGGACAGGGCGGACCAGTGGTCCTAGAGCTGGTCTGTTGATGTCTGCAAG GAATTCAAGAAATTTATAG